From the Cohaesibacter intestini genome, one window contains:
- a CDS encoding LL-diaminopimelate aminotransferase: protein MDEFHKIRRLPPYVFEPVNRIKAKARAAGADIIDLGMGNPDLPTPKHIVEKLTETVLDPRTHRYSTSKGIPGLRKAQAAYYQRRFGVKLNPDTEIVATLGSKEGFANMAQAITSPGDVVLVPNPTYPIHSFGFIMSGGVVRSMPAEPNEEFFRAIDRAVRHSIPKPIALIVNYPSNPTAYTVDLHFYKEVIRMAKEHDIMVLSDLAYAEIYFDNNPPPSILQVDGAKDIAVEFTSLSKTFSMPGWRMGFAVGNERMITALTRVKSYLDYGAFTPIQVAAASALNGADNCIQEACDIYRARRDVMVESFTRAGWPIPSPNATMFAWVPVPEQFREIGSLEFAKQLVEKAHVAVAPGVGFGEYGDEYVRLAFVENEQRIRQAARNIRRFLSNSE, encoded by the coding sequence ATGGATGAGTTCCATAAGATTCGCCGCCTCCCTCCTTATGTCTTTGAACCGGTGAACCGGATTAAGGCGAAGGCGCGAGCGGCGGGCGCGGACATCATCGATCTCGGTATGGGCAATCCTGATCTGCCAACCCCGAAGCATATTGTCGAAAAACTGACGGAAACCGTGCTCGATCCGCGCACTCATCGTTACTCGACTTCGAAAGGCATTCCGGGGCTGCGCAAGGCACAGGCTGCCTATTATCAGCGTCGCTTTGGCGTCAAGCTGAACCCGGATACGGAAATCGTCGCGACCCTCGGCTCGAAAGAGGGCTTTGCCAATATGGCACAGGCCATCACCAGCCCCGGCGATGTGGTTCTGGTTCCAAACCCGACCTATCCGATTCACTCATTTGGTTTCATCATGTCCGGCGGCGTCGTCCGCTCCATGCCGGCTGAGCCAAATGAAGAATTCTTCCGGGCAATCGACCGCGCCGTGCGCCACTCGATTCCAAAACCGATCGCTCTGATCGTCAATTACCCGTCCAACCCGACCGCCTATACGGTCGATCTGCACTTCTACAAGGAAGTGATCCGGATGGCCAAGGAACATGACATCATGGTTCTGAGTGATCTCGCCTATGCCGAGATCTATTTTGACAACAATCCACCTCCCTCCATCCTGCAGGTGGATGGTGCCAAGGATATCGCGGTCGAGTTCACATCCCTGTCCAAGACCTTCTCGATGCCGGGTTGGCGCATGGGCTTTGCAGTGGGCAATGAGCGGATGATCACGGCACTGACCCGTGTGAAATCCTATCTCGATTATGGTGCCTTCACGCCCATTCAGGTGGCCGCTGCGTCGGCCTTGAATGGTGCCGACAATTGCATTCAGGAAGCCTGCGATATATATCGCGCCCGTCGCGACGTGATGGTGGAAAGCTTCACTCGTGCCGGTTGGCCGATCCCCAGCCCCAATGCGACCATGTTTGCGTGGGTGCCTGTGCCAGAACAATTCCGCGAAATCGGCTCGCTCGAATTTGCCAAGCAGCTGGTCGAAAAGGCCCATGTGGCCGTCGCGCCGGGCGTTGGGTTCGGGGAATATGGTGACGAGTATGTGCGCCTTGCCTTCGTTGAGAACGAACAGCGCATTCGTCAGGCGGCGCGCAATATCCGTCGTTTTCTGTCCAATTCCGAGTGA
- a CDS encoding homoserine dehydrogenase, with protein MCEPLKLGLAGLGTVGVSVIKRLEALDHELAQKAGRTMQITAITARSRNKDRGVELSAFEWFDDPVALAKSDSIDVFVELIGGDNGPAEASVRAALESGKHVVTANKALLAKHGNALARLAEENGVSLNFEAAVAGGIPVIKALREGLTSNNISRVYGIMNGTCNYILTRMEEDGISFEDCLADAQRLGYAEADPTFDIEGNDTAHKLAILTSLAFGTEIDAESIFLEGITSISIADIMAADDLGFRIKLLGVAQKTNSGIEQRVHPTMVPKESEIAQVSGVTNGVAIDGDAVGSITLAGPGAGGDATASAVVADIIDIARGLKVAPLGRPVSALKPYSSSSLGTHEGGYYIRLTVKNRPGAFASIASRMAECEISLESIVQRRGRSRIVETDVNSLSQEKPKDVILLTYETTEEAVRKALDAIEKDGHILASPQMIRIERL; from the coding sequence ATGTGCGAACCCCTGAAGCTAGGCCTCGCAGGCCTTGGAACGGTCGGCGTTTCTGTTATCAAACGCCTTGAAGCTCTGGATCACGAACTGGCCCAAAAAGCCGGACGCACCATGCAGATTACCGCCATTACAGCCCGCAGCCGCAACAAGGATCGCGGCGTGGAGCTGTCGGCCTTCGAATGGTTTGATGATCCGGTGGCCTTGGCCAAGAGCGATAGCATCGATGTGTTCGTCGAGCTGATCGGCGGCGACAATGGCCCCGCCGAGGCGTCCGTTCGCGCCGCGCTGGAAAGCGGCAAGCATGTGGTCACCGCCAACAAGGCGCTGCTGGCCAAGCATGGCAACGCGCTCGCCCGTCTGGCCGAAGAAAATGGGGTTTCGCTCAACTTCGAAGCCGCCGTTGCCGGGGGGATCCCCGTCATCAAGGCGCTGCGTGAAGGGCTCACCTCAAACAATATTTCGCGCGTTTATGGCATCATGAACGGCACCTGCAACTACATCCTGACCCGGATGGAAGAGGACGGGATCAGCTTTGAGGACTGTCTGGCCGATGCCCAGCGCCTCGGCTATGCGGAAGCGGATCCGACCTTTGATATTGAAGGCAACGACACCGCCCATAAACTGGCCATCTTGACCAGTCTGGCCTTCGGCACCGAGATTGATGCGGAGTCCATTTTCCTTGAAGGCATCACCTCGATCAGCATTGCCGACATCATGGCGGCTGATGATCTAGGCTTCCGGATCAAGTTGCTGGGGGTTGCCCAGAAAACCAACTCGGGCATCGAACAGCGCGTGCACCCAACCATGGTGCCAAAGGAATCCGAAATTGCGCAGGTCTCCGGTGTCACCAACGGAGTCGCCATTGATGGCGATGCCGTCGGGTCGATTACTCTGGCCGGTCCGGGAGCAGGGGGCGACGCAACCGCTTCTGCCGTGGTTGCTGACATCATCGACATCGCCCGCGGTTTGAAGGTTGCACCACTCGGCCGCCCTGTCAGCGCGTTGAAGCCTTACAGCTCATCCAGTCTGGGTACCCATGAAGGCGGCTATTACATTCGTCTGACGGTCAAGAATCGCCCTGGCGCCTTTGCTTCCATTGCCAGCCGCATGGCAGAGTGCGAGATTTCCCTCGAAAGCATCGTTCAGCGTCGTGGCCGTTCCAGGATCGTGGAAACCGATGTGAACAGTTTGTCGCAGGAAAAGCCCAAAGATGTCATACTCCTAACGTATGAGACGACTGAGGAAGCTGTGCGTAAAGCCCTCGACGCGATAGAAAAAGACGGTCATATTCTGGCGTCGCCGCAAATGATTAGAATAGAAAGACTATAA
- a CDS encoding ABC transporter permease translates to MPPRPIGYGGVFHTFTGRSSDRSGLFLPILAPIITLLCLVPILRLMLEGVLIDGSFSSDHLLTVFQASQTWYATWHSVSISALGTLIALLLGGLFAFLVALTNIRGKTALVFCFMLPMMIPPQITALSWLQLFGPTSALLKMLNLAPPLGSPQPLYSFQGIALLLGIQHGSIIFLILRAALRQLPREQVEAARLAGASSWQVWRDIVLPITSPALIAGIAMTFVTAIGNFGIPAMLGIPANIQMLPTLIYSKLSSFGPSILSEVAILAILIGLIATIGVMLHHWLVRGKSFRLHGVVGRPLALSLGRYRLAVELGLWALLGIIFVIPMLALISASLVPAFGLTLSAETASLEAYREVLFRQGATIRAFGNSFALSLGAALMLFALTVPLAYGMNREKNRLAYLLNILVEVPYALPGIVLAIACILTFQRIPLIDVSLYGTLAIIFVAYLARFFVISLRPVLSSFQQMDPNLEEAAQACGASRGRRIIDILLPAVAPSAAAGGLLVFLTAFNELTVSALLWSSGNETLGVIIFNLDDSGDSVLASAVAVLVVAVILVLMALVELLGNQLPKGVVPWRS, encoded by the coding sequence ATGCCCCCACGCCCTATTGGGTATGGAGGTGTATTTCACACATTTACTGGCCGGTCTTCTGACCGGTCAGGCCTTTTTCTACCCATTCTTGCCCCGATCATCACCCTGTTATGTCTGGTTCCGATCCTGCGTCTGATGCTTGAAGGCGTCTTGATCGATGGTAGTTTTTCATCGGATCATTTGCTTACGGTCTTTCAGGCATCCCAGACCTGGTACGCGACGTGGCACTCGGTATCCATTTCGGCTCTGGGAACGCTGATCGCGCTGTTGCTTGGTGGGCTGTTTGCCTTTCTTGTGGCGTTGACCAACATCAGGGGCAAGACCGCTCTCGTCTTTTGCTTCATGTTGCCGATGATGATCCCGCCGCAGATCACCGCCCTGTCATGGCTGCAATTGTTTGGCCCAACGAGTGCTCTTCTAAAGATGCTGAACCTTGCCCCACCGCTGGGCTCGCCTCAGCCGCTCTATTCCTTTCAGGGTATCGCGCTGTTGTTGGGCATCCAGCATGGGTCGATCATTTTCCTGATCTTGCGGGCGGCGCTCCGCCAACTGCCGCGTGAACAGGTCGAAGCAGCACGGCTGGCTGGCGCTTCGAGCTGGCAGGTCTGGCGCGATATTGTGCTGCCAATTACCAGCCCTGCGTTGATTGCCGGTATCGCCATGACCTTTGTCACCGCAATAGGCAATTTCGGCATTCCGGCGATGTTGGGCATTCCGGCCAATATCCAAATGTTGCCGACCCTGATTTACTCGAAACTATCCTCTTTTGGCCCGTCGATCCTGTCGGAAGTGGCCATATTGGCGATCCTGATCGGGCTGATTGCCACGATTGGCGTGATGCTGCATCACTGGCTGGTTCGGGGCAAATCCTTTCGGCTGCATGGGGTGGTAGGGCGGCCTTTGGCCTTATCGCTGGGGCGCTATCGTCTGGCGGTCGAGCTGGGACTTTGGGCTTTGCTCGGCATTATCTTTGTCATTCCGATGCTGGCGTTGATTTCGGCCTCTCTGGTGCCTGCTTTTGGCCTGACGCTATCAGCAGAAACGGCCAGCCTTGAAGCCTATCGCGAAGTGCTGTTCCGCCAAGGGGCAACGATTCGGGCCTTTGGCAACAGCTTTGCCCTTTCGCTTGGCGCGGCCCTGATGCTGTTTGCTCTCACCGTGCCGCTTGCCTATGGCATGAACCGGGAGAAGAACCGGCTGGCCTATCTGCTGAATATTTTGGTCGAGGTGCCCTATGCCCTGCCGGGGATCGTGTTGGCCATTGCCTGCATCCTGACTTTCCAACGCATTCCGCTGATTGACGTTAGTCTCTATGGCACGCTGGCAATCATCTTTGTTGCCTATCTGGCGCGGTTCTTTGTCATATCACTGAGACCTGTCCTCAGCTCTTTCCAGCAGATGGACCCCAATCTGGAAGAAGCGGCACAGGCCTGTGGTGCTTCGCGTGGGCGACGGATCATCGACATCCTGCTGCCTGCAGTGGCTCCATCCGCCGCGGCGGGCGGTTTGCTGGTCTTTCTCACGGCCTTTAATGAGTTGACCGTGTCCGCCCTTTTGTGGTCCTCGGGCAACGAGACGCTTGGGGTGATCATTTTCAATCTGGATGACAGTGGCGACAGCGTGCTCGCCTCTGCTGTTGCCGTGCTGGTGGTCGCCGTCATTCTGGTGCTGATGGCGCTGGTCGAACTGCTCGGCAATCAATTGCCCAAAGGAGTGGTTCCATGGCGAAGCTGA
- the glpX gene encoding class II fructose-bisphosphatase, whose translation MSEIREAAVLDRILTLEIVRVVERAAVSAARLRGQGNEKEADQAAVDAMRRELNQLPIDGTVVIGEGERDEAPMLYIGEKVGNKLGPKVDIALDPLEGTTLCAKNQPNSLAVIAIADEGSLLNAPDVYMDKIAIGPGYPEGLVDLDRTPIENLTALANAKGVPISELNVCILDRPRHAKLIEEVRLTGAAIRLIGDGDVQGVIHTTDPDETGIDIYMGIGGAPEGVLAASALRCIGGQMQGRLVINSEEQRERTIRMGIADPSKKFEMIELAGGDVTFAATGVTDGNMLDGVKIGRGVIKTDTVVMRSTTGTVRYIKGEHRQFEKFHLD comes from the coding sequence ATGAGTGAGATTAGAGAAGCCGCAGTTCTCGACAGGATTCTGACCCTTGAGATCGTTCGTGTTGTTGAACGCGCCGCTGTGTCCGCTGCCCGCCTTAGAGGTCAGGGCAACGAAAAAGAGGCCGATCAGGCCGCTGTTGACGCTATGCGCCGCGAACTCAACCAGCTGCCGATCGACGGTACGGTCGTGATCGGCGAGGGCGAGCGCGATGAAGCTCCAATGCTCTATATCGGCGAGAAGGTCGGCAACAAGCTCGGCCCGAAGGTCGATATCGCGCTTGATCCGCTCGAAGGCACCACCCTTTGCGCCAAGAACCAGCCGAACTCACTTGCCGTTATCGCCATTGCCGATGAAGGCAGCCTGCTCAATGCACCAGACGTTTACATGGACAAGATCGCCATCGGTCCGGGCTACCCCGAAGGGCTCGTAGATCTCGATCGCACACCCATTGAAAATCTGACCGCACTGGCCAATGCCAAGGGCGTGCCGATCAGTGAACTGAATGTCTGCATTCTCGATCGTCCCCGTCATGCCAAGCTGATCGAGGAAGTTCGCCTGACCGGTGCCGCCATTCGCCTGATTGGCGATGGTGACGTGCAGGGCGTCATTCATACCACCGATCCCGACGAAACCGGCATCGATATCTATATGGGCATTGGTGGCGCGCCTGAAGGTGTGCTGGCTGCCTCTGCCCTGCGCTGCATCGGCGGCCAGATGCAGGGCCGTCTGGTGATCAACAGTGAAGAACAGCGCGAACGGACCATTCGCATGGGCATCGCTGATCCTTCCAAAAAGTTCGAAATGATCGAACTGGCTGGTGGTGACGTGACCTTCGCAGCAACCGGTGTGACCGATGGCAACATGCTCGATGGCGTGAAAATTGGCCGCGGCGTTATTAAGACCGACACGGTCGTCATGCGCTCCACCACCGGCACCGTGCGCTACATCAAGGGTGAGCATCGCCAGTTCGAGAAATTCCATCTCGATTGA
- a CDS encoding PHA/PHB synthase family protein, with product MSGEDNKDGGKSTEGQNKDAPDGDDNQMPQASHFMQYMVHDPEKFATNFARIVEEAGKAASAYLKPRENGKDDHTVEAVNQMVRTFGKVGEYWTSDPQRAMEAQTRLWGRYMDLWGQSVRKMMGSEEADIEPPAKGDRRFNDPEWDQNQFFDFIKQLYLITSHWAQDMVEEAEDIDAHTKHKAHFYLSQVVNALSPSNYVFTNPELLRETMQNDGENLIKGMQMLAEDIKAGGGDLIIRQSDNSVFKLGENIAVTEGKVIAQSDVCQVIQYAPMTKEVLKTPLLIVPPWINKFYILDLNEKKSFIKWCVEQGHTVFVISWVNPDETLREKDFLAYIEEGILFAMDAVHKITGERKVNAIGYCVGGTLLATGMAYMAARRMARLNSTTFFTTQVDFTHAGDLKVFVDEEQLDDLEEQMNKAGFLDGKSMASAFNMLRSNDLIWPYFINNYMRGKEPFPFDLLYWNADSTRMTPANHAFYLRKCYHENALANGQMEIGGKELDLSKIKVPIYNLATAEDHIAPAKSVFKGSKLFGGPVDFVLSGSGHIAGVVNPPDKQKYQFWRGGPVEGTLEEWKAAAKETAGSWWPDWHQWVLQHGDKTVPARAIGGGKVEPIEDAPGSYASKRYG from the coding sequence ATGTCGGGTGAAGACAACAAAGACGGTGGGAAATCCACTGAAGGCCAGAACAAGGATGCGCCCGACGGGGACGACAACCAAATGCCGCAAGCCAGCCACTTCATGCAATATATGGTCCATGACCCCGAGAAATTCGCCACCAACTTCGCCCGGATCGTCGAGGAAGCAGGCAAAGCTGCCTCTGCTTATCTGAAACCGCGGGAAAATGGCAAAGATGACCATACGGTCGAAGCGGTCAATCAGATGGTGCGCACATTCGGCAAGGTTGGTGAATATTGGACCTCAGATCCGCAGCGCGCCATGGAAGCGCAGACGCGACTGTGGGGACGGTATATGGATTTGTGGGGCCAGTCGGTTCGCAAAATGATGGGAAGCGAAGAAGCCGACATCGAACCACCTGCCAAAGGCGATCGTCGGTTCAACGACCCTGAATGGGACCAGAACCAGTTTTTTGACTTCATCAAACAGCTTTATCTAATCACATCGCATTGGGCACAGGATATGGTCGAGGAAGCCGAGGATATTGACGCCCATACCAAGCACAAGGCGCACTTCTATCTCAGTCAGGTGGTCAATGCGCTGTCTCCTTCCAACTATGTCTTCACGAATCCCGAATTGCTGCGCGAAACCATGCAGAATGACGGTGAAAATCTGATCAAGGGCATGCAAATGCTGGCCGAAGACATCAAGGCTGGCGGTGGCGATCTGATCATTCGACAATCGGACAATTCGGTCTTCAAGCTGGGTGAGAATATCGCGGTGACCGAAGGCAAGGTGATTGCCCAGAGCGATGTTTGTCAGGTCATTCAATATGCCCCGATGACTAAGGAGGTGCTCAAAACCCCTCTCCTCATCGTGCCGCCCTGGATCAACAAATTCTACATTCTCGATCTCAACGAGAAAAAGAGCTTCATCAAGTGGTGCGTGGAACAAGGCCACACGGTTTTTGTCATTTCTTGGGTCAATCCCGATGAAACACTGAGGGAAAAGGATTTCCTTGCCTATATCGAGGAAGGCATCCTGTTTGCGATGGATGCGGTGCATAAGATCACTGGCGAGCGCAAGGTCAATGCGATTGGCTATTGCGTCGGCGGCACCCTGTTGGCCACCGGCATGGCCTATATGGCGGCCCGACGGATGGCGCGGCTCAACTCGACAACCTTTTTCACCACGCAGGTCGATTTCACTCATGCGGGCGACTTGAAAGTCTTTGTCGATGAGGAGCAGTTGGACGATCTCGAAGAGCAGATGAACAAAGCGGGATTTTTAGATGGCAAGTCGATGGCAAGCGCTTTCAACATGCTGCGCTCCAACGATCTGATCTGGCCCTATTTCATCAACAATTACATGCGCGGCAAGGAACCCTTCCCGTTTGACCTTCTTTATTGGAACGCCGATTCCACGCGCATGACGCCTGCCAATCACGCCTTTTACCTGCGCAAATGCTATCATGAGAATGCATTGGCAAATGGCCAGATGGAAATCGGAGGCAAGGAGCTGGATCTGTCCAAGATCAAGGTGCCAATCTATAATCTGGCTACCGCAGAAGACCATATTGCCCCGGCCAAGTCGGTCTTCAAGGGTAGCAAGCTGTTTGGTGGACCGGTTGATTTCGTCCTGTCGGGCTCCGGTCACATAGCCGGTGTGGTCAATCCACCAGACAAGCAGAAATATCAATTCTGGCGTGGCGGTCCCGTCGAAGGAACGCTTGAGGAATGGAAGGCAGCTGCAAAAGAAACGGCAGGATCGTGGTGGCCTGACTGGCATCAATGGGTTTTGCAGCATGGGGACAAGACCGTGCCTGCGCGTGCCATCGGTGGCGGCAAAGTGGAGCCGATTGAAGATGCTCCGGGCAGCTATGCGTCCAAACGCTATGGCTAG
- the recJ gene encoding single-stranded-DNA-specific exonuclease RecJ, translating to MLPSACNAKAYLNVSCSAKERRWVEQLDVRQMELASAIAQSCDIPEIVARVLVGRDQTMESAKDFLDPSLKSLMPDPSVMTDMDAASARIARSIEAGDKIAIFGDYDVDGATSSALMAKFLRHCGCEANIYIPDRIFEGYGPNPDAIDHLIDEGHKLIITVDCGATSFAALERAKERGTDLVVLDHHQVGESLPPCTALVNPNRHDDVSGLGHLAAVGVTFMTLVAINRTLRQSGFYQSRCAPPDLLSWLDLVALGTVCDVVPLQGLNRAFVVKGLMVIRANKNRGLSALQAVSRISGPVTPYHLGFLLGPRINAGGRIGDAALGATLLTCDDAERAEHLAAELERLNKERQALEQIMLEEAIAQADHILMSDPDAAGLVTSSPDWHAGIVGLLASRLKERFRRPAFAIAINPDGTATGSGRSILGTDLGAAVRSAMEDGLLVKGGGHAMAAGLTIQKDDIDPFKSYLDQKLRTQVKEARALDDLKIDGALTASGATEDLIHLLEKAGPFGAGNPEPVFVFPSHKIAFADVVGQGGHVRCTIANQSGGKLKAICFRAADEPIGAMLLDNRGQTLHIAGNLSLDYWQGRPSVQLRIIDAAKVTV from the coding sequence ATGCTTCCTTCTGCCTGCAACGCCAAAGCCTATCTCAATGTGTCCTGCTCCGCCAAGGAACGCCGCTGGGTAGAGCAATTGGATGTGCGACAAATGGAGTTGGCCAGCGCCATCGCTCAAAGCTGCGACATTCCCGAAATTGTCGCGCGCGTGCTGGTCGGGCGCGACCAGACGATGGAAAGCGCAAAGGACTTCCTTGACCCCAGCCTCAAGAGCCTGATGCCGGACCCTTCGGTCATGACCGACATGGATGCGGCCAGCGCCCGGATTGCCCGCTCGATAGAGGCAGGAGACAAGATTGCGATATTCGGCGACTATGATGTTGATGGGGCCACATCCAGTGCTTTGATGGCAAAGTTCCTGCGGCATTGTGGTTGCGAGGCCAATATCTATATCCCGGACCGGATCTTTGAAGGCTATGGCCCCAATCCCGACGCCATTGATCACCTGATTGATGAGGGGCACAAGTTGATCATCACGGTTGATTGTGGCGCCACCTCCTTTGCCGCTCTTGAGCGGGCCAAGGAGCGCGGCACGGATCTGGTGGTGCTGGATCACCATCAGGTTGGGGAAAGCCTGCCCCCATGCACAGCGCTGGTCAATCCGAACCGGCATGACGATGTCAGTGGCCTTGGGCATCTTGCTGCGGTTGGCGTCACCTTCATGACCCTTGTGGCCATCAATCGCACCTTGCGCCAAAGCGGGTTTTACCAATCCCGTTGTGCCCCGCCAGACCTTTTGAGCTGGCTCGATCTGGTAGCGCTTGGCACGGTTTGCGATGTCGTACCGTTGCAAGGTCTCAATCGGGCGTTTGTCGTCAAGGGTCTGATGGTGATCCGGGCCAACAAAAATCGCGGCCTGTCAGCTTTGCAGGCTGTCTCGCGCATTTCCGGACCCGTGACGCCCTATCATCTGGGCTTTCTGCTGGGACCGCGGATCAATGCCGGAGGCCGGATTGGCGACGCGGCCCTTGGTGCCACTTTGTTGACCTGTGATGACGCGGAGCGGGCTGAACATCTGGCGGCCGAGCTTGAGCGTCTCAACAAGGAGCGGCAGGCCCTGGAACAGATCATGCTCGAGGAAGCCATCGCACAGGCCGACCACATCTTGATGTCCGACCCGGATGCAGCTGGGCTTGTAACGTCAAGTCCCGATTGGCATGCGGGCATTGTCGGTCTGTTGGCATCCCGTCTCAAGGAAAGGTTCCGTCGTCCCGCCTTTGCCATTGCCATCAACCCGGATGGAACGGCAACCGGCTCCGGACGCTCGATCCTTGGTACGGATCTGGGGGCCGCAGTCCGCTCGGCTATGGAAGATGGATTGTTGGTCAAGGGGGGCGGCCATGCCATGGCGGCCGGTCTCACCATTCAAAAGGACGATATTGATCCCTTCAAGAGTTATCTCGATCAAAAGCTCCGCACGCAGGTCAAAGAAGCCCGAGCGCTCGATGACCTGAAGATCGACGGGGCGCTAACCGCAAGCGGTGCAACAGAAGATCTGATCCATCTGCTGGAAAAGGCAGGCCCCTTTGGAGCAGGCAATCCTGAACCGGTTTTTGTCTTTCCGTCCCACAAGATCGCTTTTGCCGATGTGGTCGGGCAGGGCGGGCATGTGCGTTGTACCATTGCCAATCAATCGGGCGGCAAACTGAAAGCCATCTGCTTCCGCGCCGCCGACGAGCCGATCGGTGCGATGTTGCTAGACAATCGAGGTCAGACCCTTCATATCGCTGGTAACCTGTCCCTTGACTATTGGCAGGGGCGTCCCTCGGTGCAACTCAGGATTATCGACGCGGCCAAAGTTACGGTCTGA
- a CDS encoding PRC-barrel domain-containing protein, translating to MKNILVATTALASVLATNVYAMDNTAKTKEMDKGTKMEMSEPMAGTAMQFSIFSKDVSKDATKSQNGYLAATPGQILASGLMGKTVYSTMKNESGEHLVIGDVNDIVLDGDGTVDAAVVGVGGFIGLGEKDVAVNFDRLQWMSWDGERRLVMASTKEELESAPEFNRDGVEKMTNANLLVIDQNKLSAEQLIGTAVYGEKLNEIGEVGDVILDSDEQVDAYIVDVGGFLGINTKPIELEADKLNVYADAKGILHVYTPFTQEQLENMPSYEETDQISLLK from the coding sequence ATGAAGAATATTCTTGTTGCTACGACTGCTTTGGCCTCTGTGCTGGCGACCAACGTGTATGCGATGGACAACACGGCAAAAACCAAAGAAATGGACAAGGGTACCAAGATGGAAATGTCCGAGCCCATGGCTGGTACGGCCATGCAGTTCAGCATCTTTTCCAAAGACGTATCCAAGGATGCAACCAAAAGCCAGAACGGCTATCTGGCTGCCACGCCGGGCCAGATTCTGGCTAGTGGCCTGATGGGCAAGACCGTGTATTCAACGATGAAGAACGAGTCTGGCGAACATCTGGTCATCGGTGATGTGAACGACATCGTTCTGGATGGTGACGGCACCGTGGATGCCGCAGTTGTCGGCGTCGGTGGGTTCATTGGTCTGGGCGAAAAAGACGTCGCGGTGAATTTCGACCGCCTGCAATGGATGAGTTGGGATGGCGAGCGTCGTCTGGTGATGGCATCCACCAAGGAAGAGCTTGAATCCGCACCTGAATTCAACCGTGACGGTGTGGAGAAAATGACCAATGCGAACTTGTTGGTGATCGACCAGAACAAATTGAGTGCCGAACAGCTGATCGGGACTGCCGTGTATGGTGAGAAACTGAATGAAATCGGTGAAGTCGGCGATGTCATTTTGGATTCCGACGAACAGGTAGACGCTTACATCGTTGACGTTGGCGGTTTCCTTGGCATCAACACCAAGCCGATTGAACTGGAAGCGGACAAGCTGAATGTCTATGCCGACGCCAAAGGTATTCTGCATGTCTATACCCCGTTCACTCAGGAGCAGCTGGAAAACATGCCTTCTTATGAGGAGACAGACCAGATTAGCCTCCTGAAATAA
- a CDS encoding ABC transporter substrate-binding protein, with product MRKIVVTSLLAVCLATPALSGDLVLYTSQPNQDAQQTVDAFMAANPDIKVTWVRDGTTKVMAKLQAEIAAGDVRPDVLLIADTVTLESLKQEGHLQAHKSGFAAAYDPALYDAEGFYYSTKLITSGIVYNTGVKGQPQSWQDLAKGDMKGMIAMPSPLYSGAALIHLATLTGNDQLGWDYYEALAKNDARAKGGNGGTFKAVASGEKPYGVVVDFLAIRNKAKGSPVEFVFPKEGVSYVTEPVAILKTAKNVEAAQKFVDFLLSDAGQQLVLDQGYIPAKSDMAVPAGFPARDQIKLMAFDPAAALKNADDNKKHFAELFGVK from the coding sequence ATGCGGAAAATTGTTGTCACTTCTCTTCTCGCCGTCTGTCTGGCGACCCCAGCCCTGTCCGGCGACCTGGTTCTTTATACCAGTCAGCCAAATCAGGATGCCCAGCAGACCGTTGACGCCTTCATGGCCGCCAACCCTGATATCAAGGTCACCTGGGTGCGCGATGGCACCACCAAGGTCATGGCCAAATTGCAGGCCGAAATCGCGGCTGGCGATGTACGCCCGGACGTCTTGCTGATTGCCGACACGGTGACGTTGGAAAGCCTGAAGCAGGAAGGTCATCTGCAGGCCCACAAATCCGGCTTTGCCGCAGCCTATGATCCCGCGCTTTATGATGCGGAAGGCTTTTACTATTCAACCAAGCTGATCACCAGCGGTATCGTCTATAATACCGGTGTCAAGGGTCAGCCCCAAAGCTGGCAGGATCTGGCCAAAGGCGACATGAAAGGCATGATTGCCATGCCAAGCCCACTTTATTCGGGCGCGGCGCTGATCCATCTGGCAACCCTGACAGGCAATGACCAGTTGGGATGGGACTATTATGAAGCATTGGCAAAGAATGATGCACGTGCCAAGGGTGGCAATGGTGGCACATTCAAGGCCGTCGCGTCTGGCGAAAAGCCATATGGCGTGGTTGTCGATTTCCTCGCCATCCGCAATAAGGCCAAAGGCTCCCCGGTTGAGTTTGTTTTCCCAAAAGAAGGTGTTTCCTACGTCACGGAGCCGGTCGCCATTCTGAAAACCGCCAAGAATGTTGAAGCCGCGCAGAAGTTTGTCGACTTCCTGCTGTCTGATGCAGGCCAGCAGCTGGTTCTGGATCAGGGATATATTCCAGCCAAGTCTGACATGGCTGTGCCTGCCGGCTTCCCTGCTCGTGATCAGATCAAGCTGATGGCATTTGATCCTGCCGCTGCCCTGAAGAATGCCGATGACAACAAGAAACACTTTGCCGAGTTGTTCGGAGTGAAATAA